The proteins below come from a single Parageobacillus thermoglucosidasius genomic window:
- a CDS encoding DEAD/DEAH box helicase, which yields MLKNGEIIKGPFWPEIVEIKHCEQIDDGLYLVESIGRQTNRYYDRYLEQYQLEQLERLQQEEAYFNPNRLQHYLQYYVLKAEEKYSQSRARGNKKIIPLPHQIEAVYSRMLQSPRVRYLLADDPGAGKTIMSGMLIRELLARKSIERILILVPPLVLKQWQEELYEKFGEEFVIVNRNLLNSSGDINPFEAHDKIITSIYWAAREDVKSLILKTSFDLVIVDEAHKMAAYTRGVKKRKVQRTKMYQLGEALLRHTEHCLLLTATPHKGDKENFRHLMSLIDHDIFSHLNSGESMYEKSNPFVIRRLKESMVNFDGTPLFPKRTTKTITFDLSEEEQQLYDEVTAYVREHFNRAKQNNNQNVAFAMMVLQRRLSSSVEAIYLSLVRRKERLEKLLYSQQSYQEIDIDDYIDMAAEEQEELELQLEGAVETFDPHELQQEIDVLNRLIYKANIIRQKDVERKYTELERTLFNPNGLLAKGEKILIFTESKDTLYYLERKLLAHVPEVAKIVGHFSMEQRRAEVEKFRNDVQIMLATDAGGESINLQFCNQMINYDIPWNPNRLEQRMGRIHRIGQKNEVFIFNLVASNTREGDVLIRLLEKMEQMRNDLGQDSVYDFIGEILEEQGVDLAHLMEEAISGRENLDEIIARMEKTLSEEHQRLLALAQQERMDETSFDLPGMRRAYQELSINSLPMRVYGEFAIKQFENTRIRLHISNDQSTVRIDRFPKNIRELAKKQRIFIKTDESIRFALKSHRETEEITLLQNDHPLYKLSLELGAGEVQQVSIPVCRVRASVSEPLAIEINQVTIVDGTGRELEQQLILIGKRTSGEWVNIDPYLLFSGDFQIVEINIPEDPSFKREAIMQARKILHEVQMKRDDYVNKKSAYLRKSFEEQMNTLHERLRQYQLNNFDNRNSALINQIYSQIEDLEERSRERLDEIERERSIQLQPIKRIAQLRLEPLEENNGRVIPDDVVDLVKEYEYRNGRLNIRQQKAFGLIDFTSESTNEETRFIIVTNSLSDLLRNINYEDYVGIDNSVFIYVVKNNEIKEEIQLEKTLRIL from the coding sequence GTGCTTAAAAATGGCGAAATAATTAAAGGGCCTTTTTGGCCTGAAATTGTTGAAATTAAACATTGTGAACAAATTGATGACGGACTTTATTTGGTGGAATCAATCGGACGACAAACAAATAGGTATTACGACCGCTATTTAGAGCAGTATCAACTTGAGCAACTTGAGCGTCTACAGCAAGAAGAGGCTTATTTTAATCCAAACCGCCTGCAACACTATTTGCAGTATTATGTGCTGAAAGCCGAAGAGAAATATTCACAATCAAGAGCACGTGGAAATAAAAAGATTATCCCGCTCCCACATCAAATTGAAGCGGTTTATAGTCGAATGCTGCAATCTCCTAGAGTTCGTTATTTGTTAGCAGACGATCCCGGTGCAGGTAAAACAATCATGTCGGGAATGCTCATTCGTGAATTATTAGCAAGAAAAAGTATAGAACGTATTCTTATATTAGTACCACCGCTTGTTTTAAAACAATGGCAAGAAGAATTATATGAGAAATTTGGTGAAGAATTCGTTATTGTAAATCGTAATCTTTTAAATTCTTCTGGAGATATAAATCCATTCGAAGCACACGATAAAATTATCACTTCTATTTACTGGGCTGCAAGAGAAGATGTGAAATCACTCATTTTAAAAACAAGTTTTGATCTCGTCATTGTCGACGAGGCTCATAAGATGGCTGCATATACACGTGGGGTGAAAAAACGAAAAGTTCAAAGAACTAAAATGTATCAACTTGGTGAAGCTTTGCTTCGTCATACAGAGCATTGTCTATTGCTAACAGCAACTCCACATAAAGGGGACAAAGAAAACTTTCGACATCTAATGAGTTTAATTGACCACGATATTTTTTCCCATTTAAACAGCGGAGAATCTATGTATGAAAAAAGTAACCCATTCGTTATTCGCCGCTTGAAAGAGTCGATGGTGAATTTTGACGGCACGCCTCTCTTTCCAAAACGGACAACGAAAACAATTACCTTCGATTTAAGCGAGGAAGAACAACAGCTTTATGACGAAGTAACAGCATATGTACGAGAACATTTTAACCGTGCTAAACAAAACAATAACCAAAATGTTGCCTTTGCAATGATGGTTTTGCAACGTCGTTTAAGTTCTTCAGTGGAGGCGATTTATCTTTCGCTTGTTCGACGAAAAGAGCGACTTGAAAAGCTATTATATAGTCAACAATCATATCAAGAAATTGACATAGATGATTATATTGACATGGCAGCGGAGGAACAGGAAGAATTAGAACTCCAATTAGAAGGAGCGGTTGAAACATTTGATCCTCATGAATTGCAACAAGAAATTGACGTATTGAACCGCTTAATTTATAAAGCAAATATAATTCGTCAGAAAGACGTAGAACGAAAATATACAGAACTTGAACGCACATTATTCAATCCAAATGGCCTTCTGGCTAAAGGGGAAAAGATTTTAATTTTTACTGAATCGAAAGATACGCTTTACTACTTGGAGCGGAAACTGCTTGCCCATGTTCCGGAAGTCGCAAAAATTGTTGGACACTTTTCAATGGAGCAACGACGTGCTGAAGTAGAAAAGTTTCGTAATGACGTACAAATTATGCTTGCGACTGATGCTGGTGGTGAATCAATTAACTTGCAATTTTGTAATCAAATGATAAATTATGATATTCCTTGGAATCCTAACCGATTAGAGCAACGGATGGGACGGATTCACCGCATCGGTCAAAAAAATGAAGTGTTTATTTTTAACTTAGTTGCCTCTAATACACGTGAAGGGGATGTATTGATTCGGTTACTTGAAAAAATGGAACAGATGCGTAATGACTTAGGACAAGACTCTGTATACGACTTCATCGGAGAAATTCTTGAAGAACAGGGAGTAGATCTAGCTCATTTGATGGAAGAAGCGATTAGTGGACGTGAAAATTTAGATGAAATTATTGCAAGAATGGAAAAAACATTATCAGAAGAACATCAACGTTTACTTGCGTTAGCACAGCAAGAACGGATGGACGAAACTAGTTTCGATTTACCGGGGATGCGTCGCGCATACCAAGAACTTTCGATTAATAGCCTTCCGATGAGAGTATATGGTGAATTTGCGATTAAACAATTTGAAAATACAAGAATTCGTTTACATATTTCTAATGACCAATCAACAGTAAGGATTGATCGTTTCCCGAAAAATATACGTGAATTAGCAAAAAAACAGCGTATTTTTATTAAGACGGATGAATCGATACGTTTTGCTTTAAAATCGCATCGTGAGACAGAAGAAATTACATTATTACAAAATGACCACCCTTTATACAAATTGTCATTAGAACTGGGAGCGGGAGAAGTTCAACAAGTTTCCATCCCGGTTTGTCGCGTAAGAGCTTCTGTAAGTGAACCACTTGCTATTGAAATAAATCAAGTAACTATTGTTGATGGCACAGGAAGAGAACTTGAGCAGCAGTTAATACTGATTGGTAAACGCACATCTGGTGAATGGGTAAATATCGATCCCTATCTTTTATTTAGCGGTGATTTTCAAATTGTTGAAATAAACATTCCAGAAGACCCGTCATTTAAACGTGAAGCCATCATGCAAGCTAGGAAAATATTGCATGAAGTACAAATGAAACGAGATGATTATGTAAATAAAAAAAGCGCCTATTTGCGGAAATCTTTTGAAGAACAGATGAACACACTTCATGAACGCCTTCGCCAATATCAGCTAAATAACTTTGATAATCGAAATAGTGCTCTTATTAATCAAATATATAGTCAAATTGAAGACTTAGAAGAGCGCAGTCGTGAACGATTAGATGAGATTGAGCGGGAGCGTAGTATTCAGTTGCAGCCAATTAAGAGGATTGCTCAACTTCGACTAGAACCTTTAGAGGAAAATAACGGTCGAGTCATCCCTGATGATGTTGTTGATCTTGTAAAGGAATATGAGTATAGGAACGGCAGATTAAATATCCGACAACAGAAAGCGTTTGGGCTTATTGATTTTACAAGTGAAAGTACAAACGAGGAAACAAGATTTATCATTGTTACAAATTCTCTTTCAGATTTATTAAGAAATATCAACTATGAAGACTATGTTGGTATCGATAATTCTGTTTTTATTTATGTTGTGAAGAATAATGAGATAAAAGAAGAGATACAATTAGAAAAAACGCTCAGAATTCTGTAG
- a CDS encoding DUF4917 family protein, whose product MSLPSYKQLYDEQKIQTDHLLIGNGFSVAIWRDFNYQSLYEIEEKFMEEKDKMLFELFKTKNFEYVLESLIKAQNINQIFGIDSEVLKESYKRIKKHLIQSILKVHKDNFDTEIALKLSRNYTIRTFKQSIFTTNYDLISYWLYIEQLKVNPNVTDFFGRGDKDYVHFSRSKVDKNILKLYYLHGGLHLFVNKDNEIEKVTKKKHNYLINAIVESINNNNFPLYVSEGNWQRKLEQIEANKYLRFCYDALSNLSGHLTIFGHSLNEKTDYHIIEAIKQSNIEVIAYGIYEIEQKESIKERINSYFSNKKIYYYNSRDFFNSVYEINNPLAFGSYSIKQI is encoded by the coding sequence ATGTCACTTCCTAGCTATAAACAACTATACGACGAACAAAAAATACAGACAGATCACCTTTTGATCGGAAACGGTTTTTCGGTTGCAATTTGGAGGGATTTTAATTATCAATCTTTGTATGAAATTGAAGAGAAGTTCATGGAAGAAAAAGATAAAATGTTATTCGAACTATTTAAAACAAAAAATTTTGAATATGTACTAGAAAGCCTTATTAAAGCTCAAAATATCAATCAAATATTTGGTATAGATAGTGAGGTTCTAAAAGAAAGTTATAAACGGATTAAAAAACATTTAATTCAATCTATTTTGAAAGTCCATAAAGATAATTTTGATACAGAGATTGCATTAAAATTAAGTCGTAATTACACTATTCGAACTTTTAAACAAAGTATATTCACTACTAATTACGATTTAATTTCCTACTGGTTATATATAGAGCAACTAAAAGTTAATCCGAACGTAACTGACTTTTTTGGGAGAGGGGACAAAGATTATGTGCATTTTTCAAGGAGCAAAGTAGATAAAAATATTCTGAAATTATATTATTTACATGGGGGATTGCATTTATTTGTAAATAAAGATAATGAAATCGAGAAAGTGACAAAAAAGAAACATAATTATCTTATAAATGCAATTGTGGAATCTATCAATAACAATAACTTTCCTCTATATGTGTCAGAAGGTAACTGGCAAAGAAAACTGGAACAGATAGAAGCGAATAAATATTTAAGATTTTGCTATGATGCATTGAGTAATTTATCAGGACATTTAACTATTTTTGGACACAGTTTGAACGAAAAAACTGATTACCATATAATAGAAGCAATTAAACAATCCAATATCGAAGTAATAGCGTATGGTATCTATGAAATTGAACAAAAAGAATCCATAAAGGAAAGAATTAATTCTTACTTTAGCAATAAAAAGATATATTACTATAACTCTAGAGATTTTTTTAATTCAGTATACGAAATAAATAATCCACTAGCCTTCGGAAGTTACTCTATTAAACAAATTTGA
- the pglZ gene encoding BREX-1 system phosphatase PglZ type A, translating to MDILEALRERIREEKEKKPRAIVFWYDAAGQESVESLQEALADENVIVRELTNTNFFKLKIEIEIDKPNESFVLYAPFARPRDEENYLLDILLYSTEFKADQIAVWAEQLSVKDVVLRPIVERYRQFFNSKERIQKLKRLLPLNSKDIDIEYGILAVLTGAPIANIAAITRYLLMDGLDEQNNEAYKRVAKYFSIERMWELLEQHFGLETRPANRTLRHLMETLLYAHFARDAEVNIEKLQTEYPSIRSNICALFIDDWMRGSAEETERLESYIREVESRFELRYYLQNVSVQNIEKVITFPLIDALLIEKVIDELQHKTSDLEAWQERISFRLTTYWGKKERIQALYRVLYEAVRLTEYKTYLKQYDSTIDLYNQYVHCLHYIDQAYRRFMQAYTKLEQREMIESLAKALTNWYENVYLTKLAQETNYYLEKEEQITKIPLQRSFFPQVVQPILEKETTRVFVIISDALRYEIGYELCERLNQRINGEASVSPLYASLPTYTQLGMASLLPHRTLTIDEKKIVYADGEPTNGLANRTKILQKAHPDSVAYRLDEFMDWSRTEAEENFKGKRLVYLYHDVIDATGDSRKSERDTYEAVEKAVYSLELAVDRLSRLQAKRIFITADHGFLFQHLKVEADVKVETVRGTVFDGNRRFAIGHSLTVPDGAVKLKSWQTPLQNVDVVIAKGLNRFMTGGGLQFIHGGAMPQELIIPLIDYRRTEQAKPVDVSVAMLDKVITNYRVPVQFYQEQSVSSDYLPRQLKMAFYQGNERISNEVILTFNLTGENHERTEQVVFTLAERYYPMGETCILKMETIQDKKIELYKEEIFTIRMYEALY from the coding sequence ATGGATATTTTAGAGGCGTTGCGAGAGCGGATTCGTGAAGAAAAAGAAAAGAAGCCGAGAGCGATTGTGTTTTGGTATGATGCCGCTGGGCAGGAATCTGTTGAATCCTTACAAGAAGCGTTGGCTGATGAGAACGTAATTGTACGTGAACTGACAAATACGAACTTTTTTAAACTCAAAATAGAGATTGAAATTGACAAGCCGAACGAATCGTTTGTACTGTATGCCCCGTTTGCACGACCACGTGATGAAGAAAACTATTTATTAGATATCTTGCTATATAGCACCGAGTTTAAAGCAGACCAAATTGCCGTCTGGGCCGAACAATTATCCGTAAAAGATGTTGTATTGCGACCAATTGTTGAGCGTTATAGGCAATTTTTTAACAGCAAGGAACGGATTCAAAAGCTAAAACGGTTATTACCTTTAAATTCGAAAGATATAGATATAGAATATGGGATTTTGGCTGTATTAACGGGCGCACCAATCGCAAATATTGCGGCAATTACACGTTATTTGCTAATGGATGGGCTAGATGAACAAAATAATGAGGCGTATAAGCGGGTCGCGAAATATTTCTCCATTGAACGAATGTGGGAATTGCTTGAACAACATTTTGGCCTTGAAACGAGACCTGCCAATCGTACATTGCGACATTTAATGGAAACACTTCTTTATGCTCATTTTGCTCGCGATGCAGAGGTTAATATTGAAAAACTCCAAACAGAATATCCGTCCATTCGCTCAAATATATGCGCATTATTTATTGATGACTGGATGCGTGGTTCGGCAGAAGAAACAGAAAGGCTAGAGTCATACATACGTGAGGTTGAAAGCCGATTTGAGTTGCGTTATTACTTACAAAATGTATCAGTCCAAAATATTGAAAAAGTAATTACGTTCCCGCTTATTGATGCGTTATTGATCGAAAAAGTAATTGATGAATTGCAACATAAAACATCAGATTTGGAAGCATGGCAAGAACGAATTTCGTTTCGTCTTACGACATATTGGGGCAAAAAGGAACGAATACAAGCACTCTATCGCGTGTTATATGAAGCAGTACGGTTAACCGAATACAAAACGTATCTTAAACAATATGACAGTACCATCGATTTATACAATCAATATGTACATTGCCTGCATTATATTGATCAAGCGTATCGTCGCTTCATGCAAGCATATACCAAATTGGAACAACGCGAAATGATTGAATCATTAGCAAAAGCTTTAACAAATTGGTATGAAAATGTCTATTTAACTAAGCTTGCGCAAGAAACAAATTATTATTTAGAAAAAGAAGAACAAATAACGAAAATACCTTTGCAGCGTTCATTCTTCCCACAAGTAGTTCAACCAATTTTAGAGAAGGAAACAACAAGAGTGTTTGTTATTATTTCTGATGCTCTGCGATACGAAATTGGTTATGAATTGTGTGAGCGGCTTAATCAACGTATAAATGGCGAAGCAAGTGTTTCTCCTTTGTATGCGAGTCTACCAACTTATACACAACTTGGAATGGCATCATTACTGCCACATCGTACATTAACTATTGATGAGAAAAAAATTGTCTACGCTGATGGAGAACCAACAAACGGTTTGGCGAATCGAACAAAGATTTTACAGAAAGCGCATCCTGACTCTGTTGCTTACCGATTAGATGAATTTATGGATTGGTCGCGCACAGAAGCGGAAGAAAATTTTAAAGGAAAGCGTCTTGTTTATTTGTACCATGATGTTATTGATGCGACAGGGGATTCGCGTAAGTCCGAACGTGATACATATGAAGCGGTCGAAAAAGCTGTTTATTCCTTGGAATTAGCAGTTGATCGTTTATCACGATTACAGGCAAAACGTATCTTTATTACTGCTGATCACGGGTTCTTATTCCAGCATTTAAAAGTGGAGGCAGATGTAAAAGTAGAGACCGTTAGAGGAACAGTTTTTGATGGTAATCGTCGTTTTGCAATTGGCCATTCATTAACAGTTCCAGATGGAGCGGTAAAATTAAAGAGTTGGCAAACACCTCTTCAAAATGTCGATGTTGTTATTGCGAAAGGGTTAAATCGATTTATGACTGGCGGGGGATTGCAGTTTATACACGGTGGGGCAATGCCACAAGAATTGATTATCCCGCTCATTGATTATCGTCGTACAGAGCAAGCTAAACCCGTGGATGTAAGTGTAGCGATGTTAGATAAAGTGATTACAAACTATCGTGTACCTGTTCAATTTTATCAAGAGCAAAGCGTTTCAAGCGATTATTTACCACGCCAGCTAAAAATGGCATTTTACCAAGGAAATGAACGAATTTCGAACGAAGTCATTTTAACATTTAACCTAACAGGGGAAAATCATGAACGCACAGAACAAGTGGTCTTCACTCTTGCTGAGCGATATTATCCAATGGGAGAAACGTGTATCTTAAAAATGGAGACGATTCAAGATAAGAAAATTGAGTTGTATAAAGAGGAAATTTTTACGATTCGAATGTACGAGGCGTTATATTAA
- the pglX gene encoding BREX-1 system adenine-specific DNA-methyltransferase PglX translates to MNKTELKNFAIFARRNLLEKVTLRAKLFGIDEKNSLEMREEFGQLYVNGHPYELKMKSAFQSLAKQLKAKGYKQLIEEVAYTWFNRIIAIRYMEVNDYLPERVNVLSSSTGKTEPDILSQFETMDLDIDVAEIKDLINQGEIEKAYRKLFIAQCNALHKILPFLFEKINDYTELLLPDFLLDSESVIKKLVNNEALTESFQEVEVIGWLYQFYNTEPKDQVFANLKKNKKIEKYDIPAATQLFTPKWIVQYMVENSLGQLWLEANPDSPLKQSMRYYIEPAEQDDEVKQKLEEIRYKNVNLEEIKIIDPCVGSGHILVYAFDLLYQMYEEAGYPSSDIPQLILEKNLFGLDIDDRAAQLASFALMMKAREKSRRIFRKKVKLNIYAIQESNHLDKEGIAQLLGQNEEEKEEIRAVIDTFIDAKNFGSILQPPKVDYDKYLERIEELGEEQLSVETFRAFEQVQEFQVILEQAKLLSSKYDVTITNPPYMSSKGMNKQLGDYVKKLFPNTKFDMFAVFIERCNSLAKDYSFISHITMHSWMFLSSYEELRKELINNYTICSILHLGMEAFEGIIGKVVQTVAVNIRKINIDTYRFKGIRLVDYFDSKRWEKERQFFNPANHYVFPGMRYLMDIPGYPIAYWSSNKVRNIFKNNKLTDIYEVKSGIMTGNDEVFLKLWYEVNSNNISFTTNNNNYNERNKRFRWFLINKGGPYRKYYGNNEYVVDLFNDGQRIKESSGNYRLRDNKYYFREGITWSRVTSSNISFRYQPKNILFGDAGPLIVDGDINLLAFLNSKVVNYLLKILNPTLNYQVKDIESLPIMEFRDLSNVNTITKTVLSLYKKDWDLFETSWDFEKHFFLSYRESSNLLSDAFNNWAIHTETQFAQLKANEEELNRIFIELYGLQDELTPEVPDEEITIRKADRVRDAKSFLSYFIGCVMGRYSLDVDGLAYAGGDWDESKYKTFKPNKYGLILLTDEHYFEDDVIARLREFLSVTFGAETVEENLQWLAESLELKRNETAEERLRRYFLDEFFKDHCQVYQKRPIYWLVDSGKQKGLRTLIYMHRYRPDTMATIRFNHLQEIQTKYHNEINAIELRMVNPNLSATEKRELEKRKTAYQKRLEELLEFDKKLAEYANAQIDIDLDDGVKVNYEKFKDVLAPIK, encoded by the coding sequence ATGAATAAAACAGAGTTAAAAAATTTTGCAATCTTTGCGCGAAGAAATTTACTTGAAAAAGTTACGTTAAGAGCAAAATTATTTGGAATCGATGAGAAAAACAGCTTAGAAATGAGAGAAGAGTTTGGACAATTATACGTGAATGGGCATCCCTATGAATTAAAAATGAAATCAGCGTTTCAATCACTAGCAAAACAACTCAAAGCAAAAGGGTATAAACAATTAATTGAGGAAGTTGCTTATACATGGTTTAACCGAATTATCGCGATTCGATATATGGAAGTAAATGATTATCTTCCGGAACGAGTCAACGTGTTATCAAGCAGCACTGGAAAAACAGAACCGGACATTTTATCGCAATTTGAAACAATGGACTTAGATATTGATGTTGCAGAAATAAAAGACCTTATTAATCAAGGGGAAATAGAAAAAGCCTACCGGAAACTCTTTATTGCGCAGTGTAATGCGTTACATAAAATACTACCGTTTTTGTTTGAAAAAATTAACGATTATACGGAATTGTTGCTGCCAGATTTTTTATTGGATAGCGAATCAGTAATTAAGAAATTAGTTAATAACGAAGCGTTAACAGAAAGCTTCCAAGAAGTTGAAGTCATTGGCTGGTTGTATCAGTTTTATAATACAGAACCAAAAGATCAAGTATTTGCTAACTTAAAGAAGAATAAAAAGATTGAGAAATATGATATTCCTGCCGCTACGCAGCTATTCACACCAAAATGGATTGTCCAATATATGGTGGAAAACTCGCTCGGGCAACTTTGGTTAGAAGCAAATCCAGATTCACCGTTAAAACAATCGATGCGCTATTATATTGAGCCAGCGGAACAAGATGATGAAGTAAAGCAAAAATTAGAAGAAATTCGCTACAAAAACGTCAATTTAGAGGAAATTAAAATCATCGATCCTTGTGTTGGCTCAGGTCATATTCTTGTCTATGCGTTCGACTTACTGTATCAAATGTATGAGGAAGCAGGATATCCTAGCAGTGACATCCCTCAACTGATTTTAGAGAAAAACTTATTCGGCTTAGACATAGATGACCGTGCTGCTCAGCTTGCGTCTTTTGCATTAATGATGAAAGCACGAGAAAAATCACGTCGTATTTTCCGTAAGAAAGTTAAATTAAATATTTATGCAATTCAAGAATCAAATCATTTGGATAAAGAAGGAATTGCACAGCTACTTGGGCAAAATGAAGAGGAAAAAGAAGAGATACGTGCAGTAATTGACACGTTTATTGATGCAAAGAATTTTGGATCGATTTTGCAACCGCCGAAAGTAGATTACGATAAATATTTAGAGCGGATTGAAGAACTTGGAGAAGAGCAATTATCTGTAGAAACATTTCGAGCCTTTGAACAAGTACAAGAATTTCAAGTGATATTGGAGCAAGCGAAATTGCTATCCTCGAAATATGATGTGACAATTACAAATCCACCATATATGAGTTCAAAAGGAATGAATAAACAGCTAGGTGACTATGTTAAAAAATTGTTTCCAAATACGAAGTTTGATATGTTCGCTGTTTTTATAGAAAGATGTAATTCATTAGCAAAAGATTATTCTTTTATATCACACATAACTATGCATTCATGGATGTTTTTATCTTCTTATGAAGAACTTAGAAAAGAATTAATTAATAATTATACTATTTGTTCTATATTACATTTAGGTATGGAAGCTTTTGAAGGTATAATTGGAAAAGTTGTACAAACTGTAGCAGTGAATATTAGAAAAATTAACATAGATACGTATAGGTTTAAAGGAATTAGATTAGTTGATTATTTCGATTCAAAAAGGTGGGAAAAAGAAAGACAATTTTTTAATCCTGCAAATCACTATGTATTTCCCGGAATGCGGTATTTAATGGATATTCCGGGTTATCCCATCGCATATTGGTCCTCAAATAAAGTTAGAAACATATTTAAAAACAATAAATTGACCGATATTTATGAAGTGAAGTCCGGTATCATGACAGGGAATGACGAAGTTTTTTTGAAGTTATGGTATGAAGTAAATTCAAATAATATCTCTTTTACAACAAATAATAACAACTATAATGAAAGAAACAAACGATTTCGTTGGTTTTTAATTAACAAGGGTGGTCCATATAGAAAGTACTATGGAAATAATGAATATGTAGTTGATCTATTTAATGATGGACAAAGAATAAAAGAAAGTTCTGGTAATTATAGATTAAGGGATAATAAATATTATTTTAGAGAAGGAATAACTTGGTCTAGGGTTACGAGTTCAAATATCTCATTTAGATATCAACCAAAAAACATTCTTTTTGGTGATGCAGGTCCACTAATTGTAGATGGTGATATTAATTTATTAGCCTTTTTAAACTCAAAAGTAGTGAATTACTTGCTTAAAATATTGAACCCGACTTTAAATTATCAAGTTAAAGATATTGAGTCTCTCCCGATAATGGAATTCAGAGATTTGTCAAATGTTAATACAATTACAAAAACGGTTCTTTCATTATACAAGAAGGATTGGGATTTATTTGAAACATCATGGGATTTCGAGAAACATTTTTTTCTATCCTATCGTGAAAGCAGTAATCTTTTATCAGATGCTTTCAACAATTGGGCAATCCATACGGAAACGCAATTCGCTCAATTAAAGGCAAACGAAGAAGAGCTGAACCGTATCTTCATTGAGTTGTATGGTTTACAGGACGAACTGACACCAGAAGTGCCTGATGAGGAAATCACAATCCGTAAAGCCGACCGTGTTCGTGATGCGAAGTCGTTCTTGTCCTATTTTATCGGCTGTGTAATGGGCCGTTATTCTTTAGATGTAGATGGCTTAGCTTATGCTGGCGGAGATTGGGATGAGTCTAAATATAAGACATTTAAACCGAATAAATACGGATTAATATTACTGACGGATGAACATTATTTCGAAGATGATGTGATTGCCCGCTTGCGTGAGTTTTTATCTGTAACATTCGGAGCGGAAACAGTAGAAGAAAACTTGCAATGGTTAGCAGAGTCACTTGAATTAAAACGTAACGAAACTGCAGAAGAACGATTACGCCGCTATTTCTTAGATGAGTTTTTTAAAGACCATTGCCAAGTATATCAAAAACGACCAATTTATTGGCTTGTTGATTCCGGTAAGCAAAAGGGATTGCGTACACTCATTTACATGCATCGTTATCGTCCAGATACAATGGCAACGATTCGATTTAACCATTTGCAAGAAATTCAAACAAAGTATCATAACGAAATAAATGCTATCGAATTGCGTATGGTCAATCCAAATTTAAGTGCAACAGAAAAACGCGAATTAGAGAAACGAAAAACTGCCTATCAAAAGCGCCTAGAAGAATTACTCGAATTCGATAAAAAACTTGCAGAATATGCAAACGCACAGATTGACATTGACTTGGACGATGGAGTAAAAGTAAACTACGAAAAATTTAAAGATGTACTTGCACCAATTAAATAG